GCGTGCACGGCAGCGGCCAGGTCGCCCACGACGCGGACAGCTACGCGCTGCTCCCGCGCGTCCATCCCGAGTACGCGCTCGGCCCGCAGAACAACTACGTGTCGAACAACGTGTACGTGGTGCCGACGTCCATGTGGGGCGGCCCGCCCTCGATCTCGCAGTACTGGAAGCCGGTCTTCAGGGGCGAGAAGAGGGACCTGCCCACCAACGGCGGCATCGCCTGACCCCCGGCCGGGCGAGGCCCGGCCCGCGCTGAGCGCCCCGGCCAGTGGTGCTGACGTTCCGCGTCATCCCCGCGGCCGGGCGGGCTCCTTAGCGTCGTACGCATGCAGCAGACGCGGAAGGACCCCGTAGAGCCGCCCGAACTGCCCGGCACCCTGGCGCTCCTCGCGGAGTGGGCGGCGGAGCGCCACGCCGGACTGCCCGCCCTGCGCTTCCGGCGCGACGACGGTGAGTGGGCCGGGATGTCGTACGCGGAACTCCGCGACGCCACACGCCGGGTGGGCCGGGCGCTGCTCGCGCTCGGGGTCGGCCCTGGCGGCCGCGTCGCGGTCCTCGCCGAGACGCGCCCCGAGTGGACCTGCACGCACTTCGGTGTCCTCGCGGCGGGCGCCGTCGTGGTGCCGGTCTATCCGACGGCCGGTGACGACGAGGTCGCGTGGGTCCTGTCGGACTCGGGCGCGGAGGTCGTGATCTGCGAGGACGCGGCCCGGGCGGCGAAGGTGGAGCGGCTGCGGGACCGGCTGCCCGGCCTGCGGCGCGTGCTCCTCATGACGGAGATGCCCGGCGAACTCGGCACGCGGACCGCCCTGTTGCAGCGCGCGTCCGCGTGCCGCGCCACGGACCTCGCGACCATCATCTACACGTCGGGCACCACGGGCCCGCCCAAGGGCTGTCTGCTCACGCACGGCAACCTGCTGGCCGTGCAGGCCGCCACCGTGCCGCTCGTGGACGGCGGCCCCGGCGAGTCCACGTACCTCTATCTGCCGCTCGCCCACCTCCTCGCCCAGCTCATCGAGTTCACGACGCTCATCGCGGGCGGCACGCTCACCTACTTCGGCGGCCGCATCGAGGACGTCGTCTCCGAACTCGCCGAGGCGCGGCCCACACATCTGCCGTCCGTGCCGCGGCTGTTCGAGAAGGTGCGGTCCGTGGTGCTGTCGCTCGCGGAGGCGGAGGAAGGTGGCCGCGAGCGGTTCGAGGAGGCCGTCCGCATCGGGGTCCTCGCCGCCGACGGTGAGCTGCCCGACGAGTTGCGGGACGCGTACGAAGCGGCCGACAAGGCGCTCTACGGCCTGATCAGGCAGGCGCTGGGCGGCCGCGTCCGGTGGGCGCTGACGGGCGGCGCGCCCATCGCGCCCGACACCGTCGACTTCCTGCGGGCCTGCGGCATCGCGGTCTACGAGGGATACGGGATGACGGAGTCCGCGGGCGTCCTCACCCTCAACCACCCGGGGGCGGTCCGGTACGGGACCGTCGGCCGCCCCGTCGACGGCGTCGAGCTCCGCATCGCCGAGGACGGGGAGGTCCTGGCCCGCGGCGCCATGGTCTTCCACGGCTACCACAACGACCCCGGGGCCACCCGCGACGTCCTGGACGCCGGGGGATGGCTGCACACGGGCGACCTGGGGGCGGTCGACGACGACGGGTTCCTCACGATCACGGGCCGCAAGAAGGACCTCATCATCACCTCCGGCGGCAAGAACCTCACCCCGTCCCTGACCGAACTGGCCATCCAGACGTCACGGTTCGTCTCCCGCGCCGTGATGGTCGGCGACCACCGGCCCTACCCGGTCGCACTCGTCACCCTGGACGCGGAGGAGGTCACGGGGTGGGCGGCCCGGGAGGGCGTGACGCTGACCGTCCCCGCCGCCCGCGACCCGCGCGTGCGCGCCCTGGTCCAGGAGGCCGTGGACGCCGCCAACGCCACGGCCTCGCGACCGGCCCGCATCCGCGGCTTCACCGTCCTGGACGAGGACTTCACGGTGGAGGGCGGCCTGCTCACACCGAGCCTGAAGGTACGCAGGAAGGCGGTGACGGAGCGGTACGCGGAGGCGGTGGAGGAGTTGTACGAACGGGGCCCGGCCGCCAGGCTCTAAGGGCTACCGCACCCCGGCCAGCCGCAGCAGCGCCGTCGTCGCCGCCGCGCCCACCACGACCACGGCGAACGGTGCCCTGCGCCAGGCGAGCACCCCGCCCGCCAGCACCCCGGCGGGCCTCGCCCACCCCGCGAAGCCCTGCCCCTCGGTGAGCGCACCGGTGGCGAGTAGCGCGACGAGCAGCACGGTGGCGCCCACGGCCAGCATCTCCTGGACGCGGGCGGGGAGTTCGACGCGGCCGTGCAGGACGGGTCCGGCGAGCCGGAAGACGTACGTTCCGGCGGCCAGGGCGAGGACGCAGGCGAGCGTGGCGTTCATGAGGCGCTCCTCGAAGAGGCGGTACGGGGACGGCGGGGGCGTCGGGGTCCGCGGCGGGCCGCGAGCAGGCCGAGGAGGGCGAGGAGCACGGGCACCCCCGCGGGCAGCAGCGGCGCGGCGAGCACCGCGATGACCGCCCCGGCCGCCGAGGCCCGCCGTGCCGCGTTGTCGCCGCGCAGGGCGGGCAGCACCAGCGCGAGCAGCACCGCGGGGAACGCGGCGTCGAGCCCGAACCGGTCGGTGTCGCCGAGCGCGGATCCGGCGAGGGCGCCCGCGAGCACGGAGAGGTTCCACGCGACGAACAGTCCGGCGCCGGATATCCAGAAGGCCGCCGTGCGCTGTCTGCGGCCCTCCTGGGCGAGGACGAACGCGGCGGTCTCGTCGGTGACGAGGTGCGCGCCGATGAGACGCGCGGTCCAGGACCGGCCGAGGTCGTCGGCGAGGGCGAGGCTGAACGCGGCCGTACGGGAGTTGAGCAGCAGGCCGGTCGCCGCGGCCGCGACGGGGCCGCCGCCCGCGGTGAGGACGCCGACCGCGCTGAACTGGGCGGACCCCGCGTACACGAGCAGCGACATGAGGACGGGCACCCACACGGGTAGCCCGCCGCCGACGGCGATGGCGCCGAAGGAGACGCCGACGACGGCGTCGGCGAGCCAGACGAGCGCGATGTCGCGCAGGACGCCGGGCGGAAGGTCGGCGAAGCGGACGAGGCCGGTGGCACTCTCGTCCGTTCGGCAGGGCGGGTCGTCTGTTCGGTGTGGCGAACGCATGCGTCGTAGGATGGGCGGAGAGGATCGCGTTCGTCAAGGCGAACGATCGGTCCCCTGTACCGAACGCACGGGGTGGCAGGCGAGGAGAAGCACACAATGACCGACGCGTCCGGAGCGTCCCGCATGCCGCGCGAGTGGGTGGCCGCGGCTCTGCGCCGTGAGCGCACCAGGGCCGGGTTCTCCCTCTCCGAGCTGGCCAAGCGTGCGGGCATCGCGAAGTCCACGCTGTCCCAGCTGGAGGCGGCCACGGGCAACCCGGGCATCGAGACGCTCTGGGCGCTGGCTGTCGCGCTGGGCGTACCGTTCAGCGTGCTCGTGGAGTCACCCGCGCCCGCCGTGACGGTGATCCGCGCGGGCGAGGGCCCGACCATGCACGCGGAGAACTCCTCGTACGCGGGCACGCTGCTCTCCCCGGGCCCCACGGGCGTCCGGCGCGACATCTACCACGGCGCACTGGAACCGGGCGCGCCCCGCGAGTCCGACGCGCACATCCCCGGCTCGGTGGAACACCTGGTCATCAGCACGGGCCGCCTCCTGGCGGGCCCACGCGGCGAAACGGTGGAACTGGCCCCCGGTGACTACATGTCGTACCGCGGCGACGTCCCGCACTCGTACGAGGCGTTGGAGCCGAACACGACGTTCGTCATGATCATGCAGCACGTGTAGGGCCCGCCGCCCCCGGGACCGCACCGACGTCGCCCAAGGCCCAGGGGCCGGCAAAGGCAGGAGCCCCGTCTTCTCCGCTCGCGCGGAGGAGCGGGGCTCCTTGGGTACTGCTCTCAATCTCCGGATCTGGTCACCGGAGCAACCACACGCCCCACTCGCGTGGGGCGCCCGATTACATCGGGGTGACGTTCTCCGCCTGCGGGCCCTTCGGACCCTGCGTCACGTCGAAGGAAACGGCCTGGTTCTCCTCGAGGGAGCGGAAGCCGTTCGCGTTGATCGCGGAGTAGTGGACGAAGACGTCCGGGCCGCCGCCTTCCTGGGCAATGAAGCCAAAGCCCTTTTCAGCGTTGAACCACTTCACGGTTCCGGTAGCCATAAGCCCTCCTTGGGCCAAAGGGTTGCCCTGCTCCAGAACCAGCGATTGTTTAAACAACTGCATAAGTCTGAAAACGACGAGAGCCCGCGGAGTTACATGCTCCGCAGGCTCTGTACTGCAAGGGAAACCAAACTGCAACTTGCGGCGAGCTTAGCACGCAGGCAGGGGAATGCAATAGGGGGCAAGATCACGTCACCCGGAGGTTTGACGAGGCCCCCAGTGGGGTTGACGGGACACGTCCCGGCCCCGGCGCCCCGACCGTACCGCAAGGGGGCTAGCCTCGCCGATGTGGACAATTCTCCCCTGAACGCCTTCGCGGGGACAGGCGCCGAACATGCGCACGACTCCCGTCGCATTCCCCGGCCGCGCGTCGGTCACATCCAGTTCCTCAACTGCATGCCCCTGTACTGGGGCCTCGCACGCACCGGGACCCTCCTCGACTTCGAGCTGACCAAGGACACCCCCGAGAAGCTCAGCGAGCAGCTGGTCAGGGGCGAGCTGGACATCGCGCCGGTCACCCTCGTCGAGTTCCTGAAGAACGCCGACGACCTCGTCGCCTTCCCCGACCTCGCGGTCGGCTGCGACGGCCCCGTCATGTCGTGCGTGATCGTCTCGCAGGTGCCGCTCGACCAGCTGGACGGCGCCCGCGTGGCGCTCGGCTCGACCTCCCGGACGTCCGTGCGGCTCGCACAGCTGCTCCTCGCCGAGCGGCACGGCGTGCGGCCCGAGTACTACACGTGCCCGCCCGACCTGGGCCTGATGATGCGGGAGGCGGACGCCGCCGTCCTCATCGGCGACGCGGCGCTCCGCGCGAACCTCATCGACGGACCGCGGCTCGGCCTCGACGTGTACGACCTGGGGGAGATGTGGAAGGAGTGGACGGGCCTGCCGTTCGTCTTCGCCGTCTGGGCGGCGCGGCGCGACTACGCGACGCGGGAGCCGGAGGTCGTCCGCGCGGTGCACAAGGCGTTCCTCTCCTCCCGTGACCTCTCCCTGGAGGAGGTCGGCAAGGTCGCCGAGCAGGCCGCGCGCTGGGAGTCCTTCGACGCCGGCATCCTGGAGCGGTACTTCACGACCCTGGACTTCCGCTTCGGCGGCGCGCAGCTGGAGGGCGTGACCGAGTTCGCCCGCAGGGTCGGCCCGACGACGGGTTTCCCCGCGGACGTGCGGGTGGCGCTCCTGGAGCCGTAGGCGGCTCATCTGCCGGGGCCGGGACGGTGTCCGGAATTCGCCCGGACGAAATCGGGGACGTCGTCAGTCATCCACGTGCCCATTCCGGGCTGTCCCGGAATATCGCTCCCGTCGTAATAGTTCTTTGCGTCCGGATTGAGTACGGGCATCACCACGATGAACGTCAGGCTCTTCCCTTCCCTGGGCCAACAGCTCGAGGCCGGTCCCCATCCAATAGTTATTGGGATAGCCGTTGCCGCCCGGCAGGGTTATCCGTCCCGGGTTGAGTGAGAGCCGCGCGGCGCCTCTTCAGGTACAGGTGCACGAGCCAGCCGCCCGCCACCGCGCAGAAGACGGCTGCCGCGACGCCCGGCAGCCACAGGTAGGGGTACTGCTCGTGGATCCAGCAGGGCTCGCCGTGCGCGAAGCACTCCGGTCCGCGGCGGCGGCGCTTGGGCCTGGTCGCTCCGAAGCAGAGCAGGAGAAGCAGACACGTCAGCGCCACGCCGGGAAGAGCGGCGGCCGCCCGGCCCGACGCACGCAGCGGCTCCTTCTTCCAGTTCGCCCGCGACAGCGGCACGACGATCGCGGCGACGGCGGGCGGGGCGAGGAGCCCGATGGTGATCGCGAAGCCGTAGCCGCCGCCGGGCCAGGCGGGCGCGACCTCTCCCCACAGCGTGTCGCCCCAGGCCAGATCGGCCAGGCCGAAGAGGACCACCACGGCGAGGACGGCGAGGAACATCAGGGTGCCGAAGAGCCAGTTGGCCCGCTCCCCCTCCTCGGCCGCCCCCTTCCCCTTCCGCTCCCCCGACCGGCCGGAGGTCCGCGCCCCCGGCACGTGCTCGTACCGCAGCGCGGGCCCCGCGGCCCGCCGCCGGGAACTCCCCACGACCGCCTCCTCGCTTCTGTCAGGTCATCCGCCAGGTCATCCGCTACAGCGGAGTCGTCAACGTCGAGATCTCGCCGCTGCCGAGGTGCAGCATGCCCTTGCCCGG
The sequence above is a segment of the Streptomyces sp. Je 1-369 genome. Coding sequences within it:
- a CDS encoding cold-shock protein, which translates into the protein MATGTVKWFNAEKGFGFIAQEGGGPDVFVHYSAINANGFRSLEENQAVSFDVTQGPKGPQAENVTPM
- a CDS encoding menaquinone biosynthetic enzyme MqnA/MqnD family protein, translated to MPRPRVGHIQFLNCMPLYWGLARTGTLLDFELTKDTPEKLSEQLVRGELDIAPVTLVEFLKNADDLVAFPDLAVGCDGPVMSCVIVSQVPLDQLDGARVALGSTSRTSVRLAQLLLAERHGVRPEYYTCPPDLGLMMREADAAVLIGDAALRANLIDGPRLGLDVYDLGEMWKEWTGLPFVFAVWAARRDYATREPEVVRAVHKAFLSSRDLSLEEVGKVAEQAARWESFDAGILERYFTTLDFRFGGAQLEGVTEFARRVGPTTGFPADVRVALLEP
- a CDS encoding AzlC family ABC transporter permease, which translates into the protein MRSPHRTDDPPCRTDESATGLVRFADLPPGVLRDIALVWLADAVVGVSFGAIAVGGGLPVWVPVLMSLLVYAGSAQFSAVGVLTAGGGPVAAAATGLLLNSRTAAFSLALADDLGRSWTARLIGAHLVTDETAAFVLAQEGRRQRTAAFWISGAGLFVAWNLSVLAGALAGSALGDTDRFGLDAAFPAVLLALVLPALRGDNAARRASAAGAVIAVLAAPLLPAGVPVLLALLGLLAARRGPRRPRRPRTASSRSAS
- a CDS encoding helix-turn-helix domain-containing protein; the encoded protein is MTDASGASRMPREWVAAALRRERTRAGFSLSELAKRAGIAKSTLSQLEAATGNPGIETLWALAVALGVPFSVLVESPAPAVTVIRAGEGPTMHAENSSYAGTLLSPGPTGVRRDIYHGALEPGAPRESDAHIPGSVEHLVISTGRLLAGPRGETVELAPGDYMSYRGDVPHSYEALEPNTTFVMIMQHV
- a CDS encoding AzlD domain-containing protein translates to MNATLACVLALAAGTYVFRLAGPVLHGRVELPARVQEMLAVGATVLLVALLATGALTEGQGFAGWARPAGVLAGGVLAWRRAPFAVVVVGAAATTALLRLAGVR
- a CDS encoding AMP-dependent synthetase/ligase is translated as MQQTRKDPVEPPELPGTLALLAEWAAERHAGLPALRFRRDDGEWAGMSYAELRDATRRVGRALLALGVGPGGRVAVLAETRPEWTCTHFGVLAAGAVVVPVYPTAGDDEVAWVLSDSGAEVVICEDAARAAKVERLRDRLPGLRRVLLMTEMPGELGTRTALLQRASACRATDLATIIYTSGTTGPPKGCLLTHGNLLAVQAATVPLVDGGPGESTYLYLPLAHLLAQLIEFTTLIAGGTLTYFGGRIEDVVSELAEARPTHLPSVPRLFEKVRSVVLSLAEAEEGGRERFEEAVRIGVLAADGELPDELRDAYEAADKALYGLIRQALGGRVRWALTGGAPIAPDTVDFLRACGIAVYEGYGMTESAGVLTLNHPGAVRYGTVGRPVDGVELRIAEDGEVLARGAMVFHGYHNDPGATRDVLDAGGWLHTGDLGAVDDDGFLTITGRKKDLIITSGGKNLTPSLTELAIQTSRFVSRAVMVGDHRPYPVALVTLDAEEVTGWAAREGVTLTVPAARDPRVRALVQEAVDAANATASRPARIRGFTVLDEDFTVEGGLLTPSLKVRRKAVTERYAEAVEELYERGPAARL